From Juglans regia cultivar Chandler chromosome 6, Walnut 2.0, whole genome shotgun sequence, the proteins below share one genomic window:
- the LOC108994524 gene encoding homocysteine S-methyltransferase 1: MGKKKETASLEDLIEKAGGCAVVDGGFATQLERHGAVINDPLWSALCLIKDPDLIKRVHLEYLEAGADILVTSSYQATLPGFLSRGLSIEEGELLLEKSVKLAVEARDSFWDSVKRTPGHCYNKALVAASIGSYGAYLADGSEYSGSYGPDVDLDKLKDFHRRRLQVLVEAGPDLLAFETIPNKIEAQACVELLEEQNIEVPSWICFSSVDGENAPSGERFKECLDIINKSNKVQAVGINCAPPHFIEALICKFKELTKKAIVVYPNSGEVWDGRAKRWLPSKCFDDDKFELFASRWRDAGAKLIGGCCRTTPSTIQAISKVLKESVLSKEEGR; encoded by the exons ATGGGAAAGAAGAAGGAGACGGCGTCGTTGGAGGATCTGATAGAGAAGGCTGGGGGCTGTGCAGTGGTAGATGGAGGATTCGCTACACAGCTTGAGAGACACGGCGCCGTCATCAATGACCCTCTTTGGAGCGCTCTCTGTCTCATCAAAGACCCTGATCTCATCAAGCGG gTCCACTTGGAATACTTGGAGGCTGGTGCTGATATTTTGGTCACTTCCTCTTATCAG GCCACCCTTCCTGGATTTCTGTCAAGAGGACTTTCTATTGAAGAAGGGGAGTTGTTACTAGAAAAGAGTGTCAAGTTGGCTGTTGAAGCTCGGGATAGTTTTTGGGATTCTGTGAAAAGGACTCCTGGACATTGCTATAACAAAGCTTTGGTTGCAGCCTCCATCGGAAGCTATGGAGCTTATCTTGCTGATGGTTCAGAGTACAG TGGGAGCTATGGACCTGATGTGGATTTGGATAAGCTGAAGGATTTCCACCGGCGCAGATTGCAAGTTCTCGTGGAAGCAGGTCCAGATTTACTTGCCTTTGAGACTATTCCCAATAAAATTGAAGCTCAG GCCTGTGTTGAGTTGCTTGAAGAACAAAACATTGAAGTTCCATCTTGGATATGTTTTAGCTCTGTGGATGGTGAGAATGCCCCATCAGGAGAGAGATTTAAGGAGTGCCTTGATATAATAAACAAGAGTAACAAAGTACAGGCAGTGGGAATTAACTGTGCACCTCCCCATTTTATCGAAGCCCTCATCTGCAAATTTAAGGAG TTAACCAAGAAGGCAATAGTTGTTTACCCCAATAGTGGAGAGGTATGGGATGGCAGAGCTAAGAGATGGCTG CCATCAAAGTGTTTTGATGACGACAAATTCGAGTTGTTTGCATCAAGATGGCGCGATGCAGGAGCTAAACTCATTGGAGGCTGCTGTCGGACAACACCTTCCACCATTCAAGCCATTTCAAAGGTTTTAAAAGAAAGTGTCCTAAGCAAAGAAGAAGGTCGATGA
- the LOC108994549 gene encoding zinc finger protein CONSTANS-LIKE 16-like, with protein MICDKSVANAVGGKSARACDSCIRKRARWYCAADDAFLCEACDSLVHSANPLARRHERVRLNTASFKPSNAATVRNSVPAWHRGFTRKARTPRNGKPVNHRTPKSEEDQPARNPFPLVPEVGADETSHEENDEQLLYRVPIFDPFVAELCTPTSPKDKAVACVASEAENNSSNGSESKVSLTNSSGHEADSLHGFLPSDMDLAEFAADVESLLGRGLENESFGMEGLGLMDCKLEKECSLGSGGRVKLEEEEVMEVEGKACPGDDAEIDMMREPFEFSFDYDSHKTCEEEDEKVSAVGAVAAKNSGGNASVDDANKKRKILLRLDYAGVITAWASQGSPWTSGDRPDFDPDESWPECMAGSCGTELHHHYVDYGTGTVGNQAMADGGREARVSRYREKRRTRLFSKKIRYEVRKLNAEKRPRMKGRFVKKASFAGPPFPSLLAK; from the exons ATGATTTGTGACAAGAGCGTCGCAAACGCCGTCGGTGGCAAGTCGGCTAGAGCCTGCGATAGCTGTATTCGGAAACGGGCTCGATGGTACTGTGCCGCCGATGATGCTTTCCTCTGCGAAGCATGCGACTCTTTGGTACACTCGGCTAACCCATTAGCAAGGAGACATGAAAGGGTTCGCCTAAACACTGCATCGTTCAAACCGTCGAACGCAGCTACTGTTAGGAATTCTGTGCCTGCATGGCACCGAGGGTTCACTAGAAAGGCGCGGACACCGCGGAATGGAAAGCCCGTGAATCATCGAACACCTAAATCTGAAGAAGATCAACCTGCACGAAACCCGTTTCCTCTGGTGCCAGAAGTCGGTGCAGACGAGACTTCACATGAAGAAAACGACGAGCAGCTTCTGTATAGGGTTCCGATATTTGATCCCTTTGTTGCTGAGCTATGCACGCCCACGAGTCCAAAAGATAAAGCCGTAGCCTGTGTTGCGAGTGAAGCCGAGAATAATAGTTCTAATGGAAGCGAATCTAAGGTCTCTTTAACTAATAGCAGTGGCCATGAAGCGGATAGTTTACATGGGTTTCTTCCATCCGACATGGATCTTGCTGAGTTTGCTGCTGATGTTGAGAGCTTATTGGGTAGGGGCCTTGAGAACGAGAGTTTTGGAATGGAAGGTTTGGGGCTAATGGATTGTAAATTAGAGAAGGAGTGTTCTTTGGGTAGTGGCGGAAGGGTTAAGCTTGAGGAAGAAGAGGTTATGGAAGTTGAAGGCAAAGCTTGCCCTGGTGATGATGCTGAGATTGATATGATGAGGGAACCATTTGAATTCAGCTTTGACTACGATTCGCATAAGACGTGTGAGGAGGAAGATGAGAAGGTGTCGGCGGTGGGAGCGGTGGCTGCGAAGAATAGTGGGGGAAATGCGTCGGTGGACGATGCAAACAAGAAAAGGAAGATACTGTTGAGGCTGGATTATGCGGGTGTCATCACAGCATGGGCTAGCCAAGGCTCTCCCTGGACCTCCGGTGATCGGCCGGATTTTGACCCAGACGAAAGTTGGCCGGAATGCATG GCCGGTAGTTGCGGTACTGAACTTCATCACCATTACGTAGATTATGGTACTGGAACTGTGGGAAACCAGGCAATGGCTGACGGAGGGAGAGAAGCAAGAGTGTCAAGGTATAGAGAGAAACGACGAACGCGTCTGTTCTCGAAGAAAATAAGATACGAGGTTCGGAAGTTGAATGCTGAGAAGAGGCCACGAATGAAAGGGAGGTTTGTAAAGAAGGCTTCCTTTGCAGGACCTCCTTTTCCATCTTTACTTGCCAAATAA